The Gopherus flavomarginatus isolate rGopFla2 chromosome 4, rGopFla2.mat.asm, whole genome shotgun sequence genomic interval GAGGCAGTCAGGTTCTCTGGATTTTGCCAGCCAATCCCTTTGTGTGCTCTCTAACATTTATAACCAGCTATACGAACTGATCAGGTGAAGTCAGTATGTGGTTGTATGCAATACTAGTACTGTATATATTTGCTCATAagctggttcgtttataagcaaacctcccccccccagatggataagtaaaaatggaaaaattttgtGACCTGTTCATAaaccgaccctataattcaggggtcagcaaactttggctcccgggccatgaggataagccgctggtgggcggagatggtttgtttacctcgagtgtccccaggcatggaggtaaacctaagtaaacaaaatgtcccagtGTGCCAGCTCCTTACCCTGATGGACTAGGACaaaaactggtggggaaatttttggggaggaggagctgggggtcaaggagtaacccctgtgaccaccccccacatgacctcaCCCCTAGCACGGAACCCCTACACTCTCTACAtctcatcccttcccaccttatctggggaggatgtctctggcctggccggagctgctccggcaggctggacAGCGCGGCTGCAACCTGCTCCGGCAGGCCAGACTGGGTGGTGCAGCTacagcatgttccagcaggctgggccgTGTGCTCCAGCATCTGGGGGATGAGGCCAagcagcacggctgcagcctgccagccccggagctgctgctgcttcagaggctgggggcagagctgtgtggccagaagtggagagactttGGTccaacctcttcccttctggctgtgctgcctctccttgctccctctgttggtgggaggggttgtgtcccacctctccctcactATGCCTGTTCATAAGCCGatgcccttctctggtgcttccgaaatttttagtaaaaaaaggcttatgaacaagtatatacagtaatttTGCTGGTGACCCCATCAGTTTCTCCAGAGTTTAAGCTTCCAttttaacacacacaaaacaaaacaattttctaGCACTTATAGTTGCTGATATAACCTTCTGAATGTCTGATTAAGGCTTAATAAAAACAGAAACAATGGGCCTCCTCACTTGCACTATGACCCTTTTACACCATTCTGGCAATATAAAGTGGCTTTAAGGTATATATTTAAGGTCCTTTTATACTGTCAGAGTAGTGTAAAGAGGCCTTAGTGCAAGTGAGAATCAGGCCTAGTAGGTTTAGGGCAAAAATGAACTGCCCCTATTCATCTCTATGGGGTGTTAACTCTGAAGTTTTATTGATCCAAATTAAAATGTCAATATTGACTATTTCACTACTGTTTATTTTATCAGAAACATTCTGGGATTGCGGGCACAGCTTGAGTAGAATACCACCACTTTTCCCTTGCATTCTGCTATACCAATTTCCTGGGTGCACTTAACAGAAGTAATTAACAGAATAATGATGCTCATTATCCTCCAAATGCATATAAAACAATTTAATAATTAATTTTCAATAATTATTATATATCCAGTATCCTGGTACTAGGCCTTTGATATGTTGCTCAGATTACTGCAACACAGAGCTTGACACACATACAGTAATATGGACAGGGTGAAGAGTGAAACCTATGTTTGTATATCAATCTCTGTTGATAAGCTCCTTCATTGTTCTTTCCTTGCAGTTAAATTTACAACACCCTCAATACCtttcaaaataaagacaatgattGTTCAATTTAAAGTAATCTTTGCACTGACAATTGTTTCTAAGTGGAAAAAGTCAGAAAATGTTGTTCCACAAGGTTCTTCGAAATCAGACATCTCAGTTCAATTCTAGGATAATTGTAATATCTTTCTGGTGGAACTGCTcagaaaattttgatgaaaaatgaaaacaattttctATGCAATATCTTTCCCCATTTTCCAGCTTCTTTCTTGTGTGTAGCCATTTAATGTATTTCAGATGTTTTGCTTCTAAATAATTGATCAGCTCTTCTGACTATAGCAGGTGACAAAGTCTAGACCTATTGTTCAGTGCAAGGAAAGTGAATTGTTATTTGACATGACTGAGCTAAGTTGTTTGTAAACTTTATTTCCCCATTTATCTTAATTGTTTGATCTTTTTCCCCCTTCTCAGGATTTCCTCACGTGTATTTTTTCCCAAGTCTCTTTGAATCCTACGTAATACAAGACTGGGGTTATGAAGTCAATCCTAGATGGCCTCGCAGACACAACTTTCCGAACAATTACAACAGATCTTCTTAACATGGGTTCCAACAATATCCAGTACGAAGATATTAAAAGTGACATGGCCTCAAAACTAGGATACTACCCACAGAAATTCCCATTATCTTCCTTCAGGGGTGATCCATTCCAAGAAAAAATGACTGCAGGAGATGATCCCCTATTAAGTATCATTCCATCGGATCAGATCAATATTACAGATTTTTACAACAAGTCCCTATCCACTTTCAAGGATAATGAGGAGAATCTACAGTGTGGGGAGAACTTCATGGATATGGAGTGCTTTATGATTCTAAACCCCACCCAGCAGCTGGCCATTGCAGTGCTGTCCCTTACCCTGGGCACCTTCACCGTTCTGGAGAACCTTCTAGTGCTGTGTGTTATCCTGCACTCTCGAAGCCTACGGTGCAGGCCCTCCTATCATTTCATTGGCAGCTTGGCAGTGGCTGACCTCCTGGGCAGTGTAATTTTCGTCTACAGTTTTGTTGATTTCCATGTTTTCCATCGGAAAGACAGTCCTAATGTGTTTCTGTTCAAGTTGGGTGGAGTTACAGCCTCATTCACTGCCTCAGTAGGCAGCCTTTTCCTTACTGCAATAGACAGGTACATATCTATACACAGGCCACTAGCTTACAAAAGAATTGTTACCAGACCAAAGGCTGTCGTAGCATTCTGTGTGATGTGGACCATAGCTATCGTAATAGCTGTTCTTCCTCTGCTCGGCTGGAACTGCAAAAAACTCAATTCTGTTTGTTCAGACATCTTCCCTCTCATTGATGAGACCTATCTAATGTTCTGGATTGGGGTCACCACTGTACTTCTGCTGTTTATTGTGTATGCCTATATGTACATATTATGGAAAGCTCATAGTCATGCTGTTAGAATGATTCAGCGTGGCACTCAAAAAAGCATAATAATTCATACCACAGAGGATGGTAAAGTACATATTACTAGACCTGATCAAACTCGTATGGACATCAGGTTAGCCAAAACCTTGGTCCTTATTCTGGTGGTTTTAATCATATGCTGGGGCCCTCTACTTGCAATTATGGTGTATGATGTCTTTGGGAAAATGAACAAGCTCATCAAGACTGTCTTTGCATTCTGTAGCATGCTCTGTTTGATGAATTCAACAGTGAATCCCATCATCTATGCTCTAAGAAGCAAGGACTTGAGACACGCTTTCCGGAGCATGTTTCCAACCTGTGAAGGGACTACACAGCCTCTTGATAACAGTATGGAATCTGACTGCCAGCACAAAAATGCTAACAATGCAGGTAATGTTCACAGGGCAGCTGAAAGCTGTATTAAGAGCACAGTTAAGATCGCCAAAGTGACCATGTCTGTTTCCACAGACACAACTGCAGAGGCATTGTAAATCAAAGCCCTCTCAACATTGTGAGAATAGAagttagtttaaaacaaaaaatacatgACCTAAAGCTTTTGTTCCCTCACCTGTAACATTTTTAAGTTTGTCATAATAAGCTATACGATTGTTTTAAGAATCATTGCCATCAGCCAGTCCTCCGAGTTTAACAATTAGGGATtcaaactgcttttaaaaaagaaacgttttcaattaaaaaaagtgCTCATTGAATAATAAAGTATAAAACTCTGGCAGAACGTACAGAAATGTCAAACTAGCAACAATTCCTTCAGAAGTtactggggatggagtggagggGAATCTGAAAACTTGTGAAACCTAATTGAAAACTAAAACATCATAAAGCCATGTCATCAAATAAGAGCCTTGTAATCATAATATTCATTCCATTGTAAAATGTATTAAAGGTCTATAAGTCATAGAAGTTTTCATTTCTTTCCAAAAAGCGGCAGTACTGAGTTTTAGAGGTTCTGTAAAATGTGTTGTCCTGTGAAATGTATACTGTTCTATTACTTGTTACTGATATTTGTCTAACTAAACCAAGTGATAATGTAAACTTGTGTGGAAATAATGTGAAATATGTGTTATGTAAACCCCATTGAAAATACCTTCTGTATTTGAAGAACTCCTATGAGCTATTTGGGAAATTTTACATGTTTAGTAGGCTTCTGTGGATTTAGAGGAAAGGCATTGTATTTCTTCAACTAAAATTATTTGACATTTGAAATCCCCATTAATTTTAACTTTCATCTGTGTACAAGAATAACAGCAACAAGGGAATATAGACTAGCACTGCACAGAAAGGAATGCACTGGTTCAGACTTTTAAATACCACTGTGTTTATACATAAGGACATTTATTGTCTTACGGACTATGCCTTTCTGGTGGGCATTATGTAAATATGAACAGTAAAAAGAAAAGGTACTGGATACTGGCTTCTTTAATTGGCAACTGCTAGCACTGGACTTCTGAAAACAGCGTATGTCAGATTCAGTGTATAACGTTATCACTGTGGCGTTGATATATACTTGAACTGTGCTGCATTCCTATATCCCAGGATTAAACAGATTTAAAGCCTGAGATGCCAAACTCCAGTCTTCACTAAACAAGGAGCAAGTATTGTCGAAATTAGACATTTTTTATGTTTGAGCGTGTATATAAATAAGTGTGTGTCTctcgcgtgtgtgtgtgtgtgctctcaCGCGTGTACGTATACTAAGAAAACATGGGTCACAGTAGTATTACTAGGATAGGAAACTGTGACCAAATGTAAACTATTTCCTGTTGCACTCTTTGCACATGAATTCTGTTCCTAAAAATGAGTTCTTCCAGCTGATGAACATACTAATTGTAAGATTCAGAACATACTTGTAGATCCACACTGAGAGACTTATCCATGTATTAGAGAAACTAACCTTTGTTTTTTGCCTTGTTCTAAAGTAAAACTAAATCAGGAGGAAAGGGCAGGAGGCAAACTATGCCGTGAACAAAAATAGACAACAGAAAATCAGTATTTACAgcgttaaaaaaaattgagaatgtTGGAGcaaagacttttttttcctcaaaaaagtcCTTGAGTATTAAATCTATGTTTGCTTGAAATCAGGTGTCTCACTGTAAAAACAGGTATCAGTGGTAGTAGAAACCTGAAGCCATCATAATTAAGGCAAAAAGAGTTTTTAGATCCAAAGGTGCAATTCCATTTTataatggaatttttttaaaccttggaTTTTGTTAGTAAAGAATGTAATTAAATCACCTTCCTGACATGGATATTTTCTAAATCTCATTCTAAATAAGAGCCATTGAACCTTATTCTCCACTGCCTGGTACATTAGGTTATATTCTGTCCCCTGCTCTGGCTGCTTTATGCTAAAGCAGCTACAAAGCCAAGCTAGCCAGCTAGCTACCCAAGGATTTCCCCAAGACAGGGGAATCCCTCAGTGGCATAGGGCTTGTATAGCCAACTCTACACCATCTGTTCATGCTCTATGGGGAGTGGCTTAGGGAAAGGAAGCATGGCTGGATCACTGATGATCCGTGGCTGCCAGAATGACCTCTTGGGCAATGTGGTAGCTGCTCACAAGTCAGAGCAGCCAGTAGCACCAAACACCAGACAGCCCCAGGATTGTGGGGGAAGCAAAGGAGTGTCATATTGTCATCTTTGCTCCCCACCCTATCTAGAGTACTGTGCTGAGCAGAACTTGACTggagctgaggatctagctccaTGTttagtcatttacatctgtgctaTCTGAGTGTAAATCAGAGCAGTTACATTTTACTGCTActgtgcactggtgtaaatgactccaCAAGATACAAAGCAGTGAAGATTCAGGTCCATTGCCTAAAGACTATTCATAGCACGGTGCTTTGTAAGAGCCCAGTCCTGCAATGTTCTGAGTAATTCCTGACAGGTACTGAGTTCCTGCCACTCATGATAACCTGGGTGGGAGGGCAGAGTGCCTAGAACCCTACGAGGAGGTACACTGTACCTTGTAAGAGTAGGCCCATGGGATGAGTTAAGGATGAGGTTTCTCAGAGTATTGCTCTACTGCTGGTGAAATCTAACAATGAAAGAGCTTTCTTTCCTTTCCAAATATACATTGTTTTtcatgcagcagtctgggaggaAAGAACACAGTGTCAAATGAAAAGATATTTTAAGAGCCATTTTTTGAAACTGTCTTCTTGTGAATTCAATGCAAATTTTataggatttttgttgttgtggatTCAAGTTCTAAATTTTATGTGATAAATCATGGGACAATGGGGCTGTCTTGGCACTAAACTTGGTGCTTATTGATACAAGAAATTGCATCCTGTGAAATATTCATATATCAAGATCTTCATTTACATATGAGTTTTTTGAACGGTTTGTGGATTATATTTCATCTTAACATCATTTCTCAACTGAGGTGGCAAAAAAGTCCCTAcaaaatgtaaagtaaataattatatttaattAGAAAATCAGTTCCTGTTCCTAGATTAGCTGTACTTAAACTTCTGCTTGAGGTAATCCTATTTTGCAATTGCCCACCTTCCTTTGGTGATGGCACAACTAACCTAAATAGCATTCCACAACCACCCCCCACTCTCATAAAATGAATAACTCTGTCGTTGCAGTTCAGTGTATTTATCAACTTTAAGTGTAGTATATCTATAAAAGAGACCATATGTATCATGTGCAAAGTTAGATTCTCAACAATCTAATTGTATATTTGTATAATATTGTATCTCCTCGATGCTGTGCAATCACTGTCAACATTTTTTTGCACTGGCCTTCTGATGAAAATGTTAAGATGCCTATTGTAAGATAAGCAGAACATTTTACCTGCTGTTATTGGGCTGAATGTATGTAAATAAAGTCATCTGTACAAGCAGTGGCCTAAAAAGTCTGTAATTTTAGGATAGGACAATTATTGAAGTTGCTGTGACATCTGAAAAGCTACCTATGAATAAACTCTTTACAGGACCTCTTGGGATGCAATGTCATAGAGAAAGGAAAGTCTTTCTTTGTGACAATATGACATAGAGAAATTGGATTACCAGAGCTTTTATTTCCAGTGTTTCAAAGTGGAGAACATAACTCTTTATTGTCTGTAAATCTAACATTATTACTTCCTCTTAGAAGAATATTGTATTGTTAGATGTTTGTTTGAGCTGGTAACATCCTTGCAACTGCTGCAATATCTTTCTGTTAGCAACCTGTATGATATTTTGTACACAAGTACTGGTAAGATTGTCATTAACAGTAGCTTCGACCATTTAACTACCTATAGCAGAATAGTATTTCTGTAACATTTCCAATGTATTACTACCATGCCATATTTTATTTCTATAATGTAAGTAAACTGTTATTTATTCAAAGAGACAGTATTCCATTATGTTTGTTTTCCAAAAGTCAAAGTTACTGAGTGTATTCCAGAAGATGCCACTTCATCCCACAATCGGGGGCTGTAGATTTTATTTATAAGGGTTTTCCCTTGTCAAATGTGTTAACAACTGGTTATATACAACAGTTATCAAGCTTCATGGGTCTTCATTGTATTTGCGTTTCGTTGAGGGTAGAGATATATACTGTTATGGAGACAAATGTGTGATGACATGGATAAGACTGAATCCCTTATGTCATTTATATAGCCAAATTTTTCCCTTCCTCGAACTGCAAACGCATAACTAAGGAACCTGGAATGCCAATATTCAGAAGGCTCTCTCAAAGTGGAGTTTTTCTGGAAAGTTTCAGGGAAATCAGATACAGCATTTCCAAGAGTTATTTAAaatctaagtatcagaggggtagccatgttagtctggatctgtaaaagcagcaaagaatcctgtggcaccttatagactaacagacgttttggagcatgagctttcgtgggtgaatacccacttcgtcaaatgcatgtcgacatgcatctgacgaagtgggtattcacccacgaaagctcatgctccaaaacgtctgttagtctataaggtgccacaggattctttgctcctttaaAATCTTAAGGAAATTCTTAGACAATAAAATTTGTTAAGATGAAGTTAAGGATGAAAATTAACTTTGATACCAACACAAAACTTTTGAAATTTCACCAGCAATATCTTATGCCTGAGGCAGACTTTTTCTGAAAAGTATGTTGCAAATCAGATGACGGCTTtgtattttcaaattaattttcctgttttcttttgaGTGTAACTTTGACTTAGAATTTCTAGCCTTactaatgtttgtttttttctgaaaagaatgattttattttaaggattctcccctcccccccccccaagtattTAGTTGCCAGCCAAACTCCAGCACAAGGAAGTTATGAAATACTGCACTATTAGTTTTAATTTTTTGCCTCTGTCAGAAGCATATGTATGCATGAAGATGTAATCATATTAAGAAAGAAACTGTACCATACAATAAAGATAAATAAAAGGACAGAAGAGGGGAATAAATATGTCTCATCTTCCAAGTGCATCAAAAAACAAAGCCCTGAATTAGTTACTGGTAAGTATAAAAATAATAAGAGCAGTGAGTTAAACATGATGGGTTACACTGTCCCCAGGTTTGGCCACTATTAACTAGCACAAAGGGCATTAGAGGAGGAAAGTCTATAAAAGGAAAGGGTGTAGTGGCACAAGGCTGTGGCCACCTATTTGCTGCTCAGGGCTCACAGGAGCTAGTGCAGGCCAAGAAGTGGCTAATGCTTATCAGTGAAGAAGTATAGACAGGACGTTTAGACGACATGCTGATAAAAAATATCTTGAAGCACACACTAGTAGTGGGGTTTTTTTATAGTGCTTCTAGCAAAAACTAAAACTCCTGACTTAACACCTGATGAGGGTGAAATTCCTCTTAGGGCACAAGAGAAATATTACTGACTGTCACAAGAAAAACGCAATTTATGTCTCTCTGCACCATTCAGGGTGACCTAACCCACTAACTATGGCATTCACACTGTAGTAGGCCTAGTCTCCCACACCCTCAGTCCCGTGAGTAAACCCGTTAACTCCAATGGGACTATTTAAGAATGTGCAGGGTAGGAACCTACATGAAGAAATATTCTCAATGGAATTTAAGTAAAATTGTAACCTTATAAAATGGCAACAAGGAGAACTTGAAAGCTATCCCACTTGTTTAGATTAGATTTATTCACAGATGTTTTCCACTTTTTCAGTTGAATACCCAAAGTACCAGTGGGACCCAAGCATCTTAGTGAAGAAGTGCAGCCACAGTAGAGTGAAACTTGACTAAAGTTTGATACAAAGCCTTTAATAGTACTTTGTACTAAGCACTTTTACAAAGGTGGTCAGTatgattatccctattttacagatggggaaatgaggcacagagcgttaaagtgacttgtccaaagtcacccagcaagacaacggcagagccaagaatacaaCCCCGATCTCCTGGTCCAGTGTCTTCTATTAGGGGGAAGTCAGTCACATTGGGAAAGTTCATGGTAGGAGCTGATATATTATTTGACCAAATAAATGGGTTCCATAGTGATAAATAAACCTCCATTTATGCTTACATCCTTTCCATTACCAGATAAGACAATTCAAATTCTTGTTTATCTAATCTAATCTCTGTTGTTTATAATTCCACAAAGATCTGATCCAAAgaatcccattgccttcagtaagCTTAGGATTAGGTCTCTATAGGAACTGGTGGTATATCTAGATCCAAGGAAGTTGAGCAACTTTCTCTTTCCACCTTTAAGCTTCCAAGGCTACTAAGATCTTCATATTGAGGTCACCCCTGGACTGAGCAGAGGACAGGGACTTGATGTTGTTACTTTGacaaattatttatattttagaaaatattaGATCATTAATCATTGAGAAATAATTAACAAGATGAAAGCAAAGAAAATTAAGATCAAAATCTGAGCATCTCAGGAAAAAACTCTCACTATCAAGACAACTAGGAAAATACTCATGTTTTGTTAGCATGCCATATAATGTTTCATTGGTAAATACTAGCCATATTGCCACAAATCAGCATTTCCTCTTGAAAGTACTACATAACCAAATTGTATGTctgtttttaacaaaacaagagGAAATAATGACAAATACCCAAGCAACTGTATTTCAAAACTGGTCTTATTCAGGAACTATGCAGTCAGACCATCATCATTTGGGCCATTCAAGTTAACATCAAACCCATCATCATTCCTGTTCTTCTGATGTTCTGTTTAACAAGTCATGGCATCATCCCACTCACAATAATATGTATTTTTCATCTCTAGTGTTTGACCAGATTAAGTGCTGAAGTCTTGATACCCAATGAAAGAACCATAAGTGCCGAAACAAAAAATATCTTTCCCAGCATAATTAAATAAGACTgtctcagtaaaaaaaaaatggatttttccctTCAGATGTTAGAATACCTTTCCACCTCCACATTGCTGGCATACCTCAACCTCTTTCAGAAATGGACATAAAAGGtctacttagaatcatagaatatcagggttggaagggacctcaggaggtcatctagtccaaccccctgctcaaagcaggaccagtccccaactgaatcatcccagccagggctttgtcaagcctgcccttaaaaacctctaaggaatgagattccaccacctccctaggtaacccattccagtgcttctccactctcctagtgaaaaagtttttcctaatatccagcctaaaccttccacactgcaacttgagaccattactccttgttctatcatcaggtaccattgagaacagtctagatccatcctctttggaaccccctttcaggtagttgaaagcagctatcaaatccctcctcattcttctcttctgcagactaaacaatcccagttccctcagtctctcctcataggtcatgtgctccagccccctaatcatttttgttgccctctgctggactctttccaatttttccacatccttcttgtagtgtggggcccaaaactggacacagtacttcagatgacgcctcaccaatgtcgaatagagggaaatgaacatgtccctcgatctgctggcaatgcccctacttatacagccacaatgccgttagccttcttggcaacaagggcacactgttgactcatatccagcttctcgtccactgtaacccctaggcccttttctgcagaactgcttcctagacaTTCGGTCCCTACTTAAAACAGCAGAGATGGGTATGGCAATAGGTGGTTGTTCTTTAATGGGATTTTTACCAACCTTAATCTGGAATAAATTCATCATCTTTTATGATGATGCTTCTCTTGGGATACCCAGAACTGTGAGCCACTCTATTACCCCTCTTGGCCTCAGCAAGTGTGAgttttgctgctgctaagctaTGTGTCAGCTCGCTGTCACATCAACTTCTCTGCCTTGTCAGCAAACCCAACAGGACTCTGCCAGACCAAATCTTGCCTTCCAGGCAACAACCAGTGAACCCCAATTCCTAAGAGATCTCGCTCTGCAgtatccagtccctctcactggacactcaGAGAAGTTATGACGTTTGCTTCCTCCGAAGAGACAGTATGCACTACAGCCTGTTGGATTAGCTCAGGACTCGCTCAGCAGTCTAATATGCAGCGCTGAaatggttttgtaataaaacacaaatatgtttattaacaaagaacagagacttAAGTGAGAATAAGTAAAAATGAAAGAGGTGGGTATGGccgagtaaaacaaaacaaagtgcgTCCTAGCAACTAAAACATAATTTCAGCAAGTTGCAATCTTTGTCTGAGCAGCTTTTGCACCTACAGTCAGTTTCCAGGTACTCTTGCCTACCATATCAAGAGGATCCACTTTTCATGAACTCAAAGGGTGCTGTACTCCTTTGTCCCCTGGGTGATGGTTGACTACAATGTCTCTTTTCCCCCCTTATATTATCTCAAAGTTCATTGTTGCTGTTTCAGGAgccaggaaggcttccatgtggAAGGGGGAATATGCAGACTTTATTCCCCATTGTGATCGTTAAGTGGGCATCTCTTCTACTTGCTAGTTTGATGGCTTTGTACTTTTCATTATCCTCTGCAATCAAATTTGGCAAACAGCACATAAAGCCTagcctgccctagacaaaggaatgtgtatttgcttaTCTGACCAACGTTCTAAGACCATATTTCCAGCATACCTTTatagggaggaaaaaagaaattgtcaataaaagatattgacccagatccttagctggtgtaaatcaagacaccgccactgaaatcaatggaactgtgCCAATTTACACACGCCGAGCCTTTGGTGCATTACTGGAGTAAGACTATACATGACTTTCAGGCCATGGAACAATTCCAAACTATTAAGCACTAGCCGGGGCAAGGGCTTAAAATCATAATTTTGTCTAAAAATGCATAGCAGAATAGGATTAGTGAGTATCAATTCAGTCTAATCAGACACATATAGAGAAGGACGCATTAACTCACACACCGTATTATATGTAGTCAAATCAGGAAATGCCAGTACATCCTCTGtgcaaccttttttatttttagtttagcCCACTTTGTTTTTAGGCTTTCTACTATGCAAATAGCAACAAAAGGCTCAACCTCGTGCAGTATTTAATTTATAGAAATCTGGGCAAAGGGATTATTTTGCACAGAAAACCATGCAAATAACAACATAAAATAAATGGCCTATCTCCAACAACCCCACAATATTCTCCAGTTAGTAGGGTTAAAGGAGACCTTTATGGGAGCGCTAAGCACAGGAAGATAAACTAAATCTCCAGTAGGTACAACCTGTTGCTCTCCTTCTACAGGAAAGTCCAGGAAGCACTTAGTAGAAAAACTGAAAGGATTAAGTAAACACTGGGATTTTACTAAATTAATACTGAATTCTGTCTGAAAAGAAGCAAATTAATATAGAATCAAAATTATTAAAGGGACAGAGCCTTGGGTTAAGATATAAAACGTAGCAGACAGTTTCTGTATAATACTGTTTTGATAACAGTAATAGACCACAGTGTAATTCCAGAAAAATCCCAGTGGTCCCTCAGTACATTAGCAAAGGATAGCAattaaaaaagcaaagcaaaatggAGCCTGTGAACATCCCTGGTGTGTCCTGTTTTCTATCTTAAagaatgaggattagggtgtatTATTAATACCAGAGGCACACAGAGAATCATACAGGGTTATCCACTAGCAAATACTTCTTCCAGACCAAACCTTCTCAAAGAGTAAAATTGGCAATCTGATCCTATAAAATGGCTCATCATCAGTTCAAGAAACAATGCAGTCATTGC includes:
- the CNR1 gene encoding cannabinoid receptor 1; the protein is MKSILDGLADTTFRTITTDLLNMGSNNIQYEDIKSDMASKLGYYPQKFPLSSFRGDPFQEKMTAGDDPLLSIIPSDQINITDFYNKSLSTFKDNEENLQCGENFMDMECFMILNPTQQLAIAVLSLTLGTFTVLENLLVLCVILHSRSLRCRPSYHFIGSLAVADLLGSVIFVYSFVDFHVFHRKDSPNVFLFKLGGVTASFTASVGSLFLTAIDRYISIHRPLAYKRIVTRPKAVVAFCVMWTIAIVIAVLPLLGWNCKKLNSVCSDIFPLIDETYLMFWIGVTTVLLLFIVYAYMYILWKAHSHAVRMIQRGTQKSIIIHTTEDGKVHITRPDQTRMDIRLAKTLVLILVVLIICWGPLLAIMVYDVFGKMNKLIKTVFAFCSMLCLMNSTVNPIIYALRSKDLRHAFRSMFPTCEGTTQPLDNSMESDCQHKNANNAGNVHRAAESCIKSTVKIAKVTMSVSTDTTAEAL